AAGCAGAGGCTAATTCACCCTATGATTTCCTTCGatgcctgcatttccgatggaggcggaaatgttgtaggcccgtgtgctcagatttgggtgcacgttaaagaaccccaggtggtcgaaatttccggagccctccactacggcgtctctcataatcatgaagtggttttgggacgttaaaccccacatatcaatcaatcaatcaatcaatcaaataatcaatcaatttCCTTCGATGCGTCCTTGAACGTCGTGCGATTCTTACTGCTGTTTATTGCGTCGCTATAAAAAAGCCAAATCCGTAACGGCCAGGTATATCATCCCAAGAAAAACTGCCACAATTGATATTTATTTCGTGTAGAGCGATCCCTCTACGATaaccatttgtttgtttgtcctgtCGATGGAATAACGCCACGTGcagtctggctcaaggacgatcCAGCACAGTGACTGGGCAGTTGTAAATGTCATCCCATAAGCACCGGTTATGGGATGAAGAGCGGTATCTGTAGTGCCATTGGCACCGCGGTGATTTCTTGGGATAGCATGATTTACCGCGAACAGGTGTTTTTCTCGTCTACTTGAGAGTCACAGGGCTGGGCCACGTAAGTAGTACTATGAAATTGCTCTTGTCCCTGGGAAGCTTCCTTTCGTTCACACGCCCTGCGTTGTATACGTAACCATAAAGACCATAAAGTGGCCGAAATCACCACTGCGGCTTTGTTTGCTGTGATTACTCTGCGTGGGATCACTTCGGAGCACTATACTAACATTGGTTACGAATCATTACACGCTACAAGGCTGTAATGAACACCATAAGTATATCAACAAGGCTAAGTATTGTACGAGTTGATATGCGTTACCTTTTAtggacatgtaaagggttgcagccatgaaacgctcccgtcacctcctccaagccggccttcgctacagtgACATTGacagttacaaccgctggatacacgaaaacagattccacaagacactacttcacttcatacacaacaccggcctaacagcccacatttaacaaaaaatattatgccttaaagacaagtctttgtcgcaataaaaaaaatagcagtTCTTCGGGAACGTTGGTGATGCATGACAAAAGGTAATAGAGCGGCGATTAGGTTCTAGGGTGTCACTTGGCATTCGCTTAGAACATTTTACTAACGCTTGTAATGAAGCATTATAGATTATAAGGCTAATACAATCAGTCTATATCAGCGAAGCTAAGTATAGGACAGGTTGGTATATATTGCAAGGACGCTTATTCGGACAAGCTTGTGATGCATATCAAAGGCTTACAGTGTGAAAAGTCACTGGAAACTACGCAGATAAAGAAGTTTAACTAGCGTGACCGACAGGAACTAATAATACGACAAAGGAGGAGCTAATGCGACCACGCTTCGTCTGTTGAGTTTCTTCACTTCTCTACTCTGTGTTGTCTTCACCGCGCTGTAAGCTTTTGACTTTGTATGCATACGCATTCAAATACAAAACAAAACCACGGTAAAACGAATGCCTGTAAGAGACTGCAGGAACGAACAGTGCGAAAGCGGAAGTACATAGAAAccgagcactattttttttttcgccctaaTTCGCAGGGTCTCCATAAATGTCAGGAAATTTGTTCATGACAGCGAATTATATCCTCCTTTGAGTTTTTTGTGTTACTAAAAATTATTTCAACCTCATTTCTAACGAAGTCATTTCTTGATACCGCCTTGGTGTATCCCGCCTGAATAATACATCCAGTATTTTTTTCCTAATATGAATGATAAAGGTGTTACAGCTAGCAATCGTAGTCTCCAACCATGGGACGGTACCTGTGACGAATAATTACTGTAACATATTAAAACCAATGTTTAAAACAATATACCTCGATGTTTTTAGTTAGGATGAACATTTTAAGAACTGCTAAGAgagatttctttttattcttgcAAGTCAAAGTGAGTACACCATAGTTAACAAACATTGTATGCATGGAGTGTAATAACTACTGCCACTTTGtagtttttctctgttttttaggTTTTATTTCGACCATGGCTCTCGCGGTAAGGTTTACTAGTTTTTCGTATATACCTACTGCTTTGTTGTGTTTTGTTTTAAGTGTCACATATgatacatatgtacatatatatatcagTACCGAGCAGGCACATATTCCTTGCTTATTGTGCGCCAAAATAACGCGCATTCATGTTTTAGTTCAACctttttattttagaaaagtctGGTAATACTTTTATACAGCACACCTAACGCGATCGCGAAGAAACACTAAAAGATAAGACAGCTTTACGGTGACTAGGTGCTACTTTCGTTGAACTGACAATGCTTTTCGACTCCAAGCTGAAGCGCACTACGATGTTATCCAACGTATCCTTACCGGGGGCACACCTAAATAACGATAATTCGAACGCACAAAACGCGGCGCATTCGTGGGTAGAATTACTGTACATGCTACCGTTAGGTAGCGGAGTTGCGCGAAGAACCGCCTAAATTCACACGTATGCGGCGAAGCCACACTCGGTTTCTGTCGGCGGCATGCCCAGCGTTCTCTGTACCAGCGTGTCGCTCACCGGCTAagaacttgactggtgatgactAGCGTCAATCCAGTTTGCCACAGCTGGAGCGTAGAAAAGTAGGCCGATCACGAGATTCTCTGCGATGTAAAGTGGCGTTTAGGAGGAAAAAATGCAACTCTGCTACATAAAGGTAGCAGATGCATTGTGCACTAATTCTATTTACAGGCGCAGCGCAACAGATCAACGTACCAGCTGGGGTTGGCATCAGATACACGCTAGCGCAACAAGTATAGGAATCCCGGAGGCGGCAAGACAAACGCAGCGTATCCTCGCTTCTTCACTAGATGGCAACACTTTACCACCGCGTGACAATTGACGCGCGAATATCCACGTGTTTTGGATTTGAGAACCCTGCCACGTCGACGCaagttaaaaagaagaaaaaaaaaacaacaacaatattaTGCGCATTGACCGCTAACCATGTTTAGGCCACTGAGCAATCCCTCTCGTTAAAGTTCCTTCATTTTAAGCCAAATCCAGTGTTTTTTCGGCGCCGATGGATCTCGGTGATAATCGCGTTGTACGTTAGTCTACACTCGTTGACGTCATTGATTCAAGATTTCAGGTTTCAGAGATGCGCAGATTGCTTACAAATGAAAAGAATCGAGACACCATAGTTGAACGAAAATTTTATCCTGGTCGTAAAAATACGGCGCCGTCTTCGATAAGTGAGTCCGGTGAAGACCCCTTCATCGCTGGACTATTTATAACAACAAACTTTATGTACATACTGAACTAACTACAGCGCAAAATGgcagcaaataataataataaaacggaAGAATGACCCTCAGTGGGACCATGAGCAGCAGTGATTTCTACAATGCGCTGCGGCGATAGCCACGATAGCCATGGTTTAGAAACGCATGTACATACATGGCGTCACCTCCGTTCACATGAATGAGTTTTCAAGCGGAATGTCGGAACGATAAATATTCTACGTCACACATTCTGTCTATACGTCAAAGCTGCACGAACGCTACGTCAGAGCTATGTGTCAGAGCTGTACATCGAGCTGTACGTCTGCGCGTCGGAGCTGATTTAGAGTTATTACGCTTGTGACAAGTAATTCGCCCGTGGCAGAAGTAACCGACACAATAAGCCGTACGAGCGAAGTCTGTATTTATCAACTGAGGTGACGTTGCTCCACTTCAACTCGCTGTATATTTGCTTCAATGTCCGAACTGTTGTAGGTCGAATATTGTGATGCTATGTTTGATTTCAAAATTGTTGATGTGTTGTGTGATACACGGGTATTTCCACGATGTTTGCGTATCCACATTGGAGACAGTAATTAGATAGCAGGGTAACCGTTGGGTGGTTTCGATAACGAGCCAGAATTCAAGCCGAAAGTAGCCAGACTAGTGATGCTGCTTAATTTCATCACCAGAATTGTTTCCAAATAAAATAGACGGGTTATACGAGTAGAGTTTTTATTTTGAGACGATAAATATTACCATTTTAAATAAGCAAGACCACAGACCATAACAGTTTCCAACGGCCCCTGGCGTTAAACTCGGACTGTTTACTCTGAACATATCCTCCGAGATTGCGCAGCCCGCCAGCTcgcaatctcagaggccatgcttTGCACCTTTAGCCGCAGAAAGCTGTGAACCAATTAAAGTCAAAGCATGTCATCGCTTCATTTATATTGCTTTAACGCGTCAGCGTTATAAAGCCCGATTCGCAGGAATTCCGTTGTCAGCGTCTGTGTCTGCCGCAAGAGTTGACTATCCTGTATTAGAATGAAGAACTCAGAGCGCACCTATGTTTGTTTTCAACGATTCAAGGAGCGAGTGTTTTGAGCCCACAATACTGGAAATTAAGACGGTATGGACTGCCATGTGTCTCGGGGAAAGTGCTTATTCCCTTAAAAGGAGAAAAGccagaaataaaatgaaatttaCCTTTCTTCGGAATGTAAACTTCTACCACCCATCATCCTTCTGGTGACAACAATTTCGTTTTGGCGCTTTTTCATTTAATGCTTCTTTTATTTATAAATTCTACCCTTGTTCATATATGCAGGAGTTTGACTTCGTTTGTGCGAGAGAATCATACGTttgcatggctttttttttttttttttttgcgaatgttCTAGAGCATAGACGATAAAGGGCATTACTCATTGTCCCGTTTGAGAAACTTGACATCTGGCCTATCAGATGGCGGAATCCTCAGGGTCCACCACTTAGTAAAGGTCACGTGGTGAGAGTACCCCAGGTTGCTGAATACCATACCAGCCACAAGGCGACCAATGGTGAATCTTTTATTTATTCCTCAACTCTTTATTACGTTACCGAAAGTCCTGGCTAGGATTTCATTTAGGGGAGGCATTTTGTGTGTATCAGATTTGATGTGCGTCTCCGTCCTGGCTTGAGGTAGACCGATCGGTAAAATGAAAAAGCCTCTGAATTAGTTCAACTCTCCCTCTTTCGTCCTTCGAACAAAAACCACTGTTTGCAAAAGCACAACACTTACCTGAAGTCGGTGCTTCTGAAGCTGATGATCAGAGCGCGCACAATTGACACGAACACGCGGTAAAGTGCCATAACACTTTATTTAGATGTGAGACCCTATACTCGCACGATATCTTCATCACGAGTTGCCCTCTATGATTTATTGTCTACGACACGACAGTGCGGAATAAATATGAAAGCGagactaaataaaaaataaagaggcGAGGACAGGTAGCTCTTTTTGGCTCTCTCCGACAGACCAACAGCCGGAATATTCTAAGATACCAGCGGGCCACCGTCGACGCCTATGAGGGTTAAGATGAAACACACACCGCGCGTCAAAGCAAGCGACGAGACATCACAGAAAAACAAAAGAGGGCCAGGGAGGAAAAGGCAAACAGTTTGTGCACACGCACCGGCCCGGTGAGTACGCAATGTCCAAGGTATTTGTAAAGATCACAGTCGACGTCCGAAGTTCCGTTGTTGAAGCATAAATTAGATGCGGCACACGACAACCGTGCTCAGGTGGGTGATGACAGCCCGGCACCGATGCCGCAAACGACCTGCAAAGAGGGAACGAATCCACCATTTGAGAAATCGAAGTCTTCGAAAAACGAATGCATTGAATCACTATTTGCTAAAGTGGACgggcttatttatttattcagataccCTAAAGtccccgaagggcattacatagggggggggggggggagaacaatGTGTTGAGTACATTTCGATTCAAGAGCAAACACAGTCAAGAGCGGGCATGTAACAAAAAACGGtagaaaagcaaacaaacaaacaaacaaaaataaatggaaaAGAAATACAAAGCAAGCGCACATAGTACATGGCTCTGATAATAAAAATCGCTTCAAGTGGCTTACAAACAAATCGTGATTATGAATTGTGGCAATATCTTCTGGTAATCGATTCCAATGAAAGATGGCCAAGAACAACGGGGATTGACGAAGAAGATTAGTACGGGCAAACAAGGGGAGGACTTTGAAAGCGTGATCTAGACGCGGAAAAATGCGATGGGCAGGTTTGATATGCGATGCAGCAAATGACGACGCACTATGATAGAGCCGGTGGAAGTGACACAGTAATGCTAGTATTCTTCGTTTTTCCAGGGAGGGCAGCTGTAGAGATTCTTTAATGGCAGTTATGCTAGATGTGCGGGAATAGTTCTTAGTAATAAGACGTGCTGCTTTATTTTGCAAGGCCTCCAGTCTGTTAAGTATGCCTGGTTTGGGTTCCAAATAATAGACGCGTAGTCGAGTTTGGATCGAACTAATGAAGTATAAGCTAAAAGTTTAGTTGACTGACTAGCTAAATACAAATTTCGTCTGATGAAACCGAGTGTTTTACTTGCCTTGGAAATTATAGCATCAATGTGTTCATTCCACGTATGGTGGAATGCATTGACATGCATGTGACTATTATAACACAGTGTCCTTTGACAGTTTCACTACATGCCCTTTATTTTCCGGGTTAAGTGATGAGGAAATAACTGGCGATAAATTACCGCTTCAATTTGCACTAACATTTACACGATTTTGAGAGCAGGCTGCTACTATTGATTGAGAGCAAAATGTCAATAACTCGCGTTATGAACCAGTTTGCCATATGACCTCCAGTGCATTTGCGAAGGTGAATGTGTGGTGCCACTCGTAATTATGTCATAACGTCGAGTGCAAGGCTCTAGTTCATCCATAAACTTAACGTGGACAACGCGAGAATTATTTATTACGCATGACATTCACAGTATTCTGGGTGACAACTTACTCTacagtacagacagacagacatataacTTCATCGTACTCTACAGTATGTTGGAGATAAATGGAATGTGTTTCGACAGTTTGGCTAGCACACTGCTTCAAGGTTTTCCTACGAAGTGTGGGAATTAGTGAGAATCTAGAATTGCGTGTCTACAGAATAAATAATGAAATTGCCAAGACATAACGCAGAATTAGAACCCGCATCTGCAAAGAACGCGCCGAAGCTAAAGGCCTCACGAAGGCCGCGCAGGAGGTAGTGGTTTGTTCGGTACAAGTAAACAACCGACAGGTAAAAACAACATCCCAGAAAACAGTGTGCAAAGCGTCCTGCGCTGCGTTGAGTCCGGTGGTCCTAAAACATTCTGTCTCTTACTTCGCTATTTAAGAAATACCAGGTCGACACTGACTACAGCGCTAATCAGTGCGTGCAACAGTGATCACTCGATACAATTGTGCCGGTGACAACGTAATAAACGGGGGGGCCCTGCATAAAACTAAACAAAAGCTACAAGACCCAACAGAAGGCGGGGAGATGTGCTAAAACGAGGGCGGTTGCCAACTCTAACAAAGAGCACGAGCGAGGTGGCGACGGCAGCGACCAAGGAGGTTCCGTTGGCGCGCCTCCACGACGCACAAGGAAGCGAGCCAGCGTGCGTCGATAACCGCCGCTGCCACGGTCGTCTCTCCACCGCTTCCTCTTTCCAGTCGCCGTCCTCGCTAAGCGCAGGCGACGAGGGCAAGATGAGAACTTGCACGAGCTCCAAGAGGACGCGCTCGACGACTACGCCGTCAGTTCCCGGCCTCTCCCGAAGCAAGGGGCCGTTGCCGAGAACTCATCTTCGTACTGAGTCTCTCTGTTGGAGCTGGCCCTGTTTTAACGTTTAAGCCTTTTCTTATTGTTGTCCTGCTCTTCATTTTTCCTTTCTTACACCGTGAGGCACGCCGATCGACCTGGGTGCAGCTGACCAGACTGGTTCTGGCAGAGACCCGCGGCACAGCTTTTTAACGCTtacataataaaaaagaggacACACACAGCTAAGGCGGTTGCATCAACATCATGAGCGAACTGATTGGGAGAGAGGGGACAACGGCCTGAATGTGATGGGTCGGCACGTTTAGAGAGGCTAGAGCAATTCCTTGTGCTCCGGAGAAGCTAGACTCGTTTAAGAGAGCACGCGCAGTGCGCTGACACGTGGCCCATCGagcttgggaaaaaaaaaaaaaaaaaaaaaaaacgccgcactgCACTGTTTCGTACCTACATAGTGTCAAAACTGGCATTGTATGGGGTACCTTTCTAAGAGTATGCTGACAAAGGTCAGCAGTTTTCTTAAAATAATCACGAAGTGAATTGGGAGTTGAGTCTTGGCGTAAAAAGAATACGATGCGACACCCTCGTGCGCTCGCTTCCTAAGGATCGCTGAACTACTTCTCGCGATAAGACGAGGCAACTCACAAAATACGAATCGACAAAACAACTTATCTACAAAACAAAGCTCAACGTTAGCTCTATAAGCAGCTTTGGGAGCCCCATACTCTTGCTTGCGGTGTATTTAAGAAACGCTATCGCCACCAACGTACGGGCGGGGTATAAACAAAGAGGAGGGTGGGCCCTCGGCCCGCCCTTAGCGACAAGTTTCAGCAACAAAACAATCCGCTCCGAACTAACAGAATCACGTCGAAGCAATTCCTTACTACAAATTTCCGATATTCATTAATATTCTGCCCCGAAAACGGTGGTGTTGAACGCCAGGTGCTGAAGCAGGTAAACTGCGTTGTTGTGGACTTTTCAAGGACGTTCCCGCCAGAGGCGGGAGACGAAAATGGCGCTAGCAACAAAGGACGCACGCAGCGTACACAATAACATTGCCGCGCGACTCGTGCATAAAAGCGTTTTCGTTGACGACAACTATTCTAACGATTTCCAAAACTTATGCGACATTCAGCGAAAAATAACGAAACGGCAAATCGGAACGCGCTCTTACCAGACTTCAATGCCGGTTGCCGCCCGAGTTCCTGCGGTTCCTCTCGGTGTTGGCCATTTTCGTGACTAGCTTGCGAACGTGTCCACTTGGGTCATGGTGGTTGGTGTGCTCCGAAGCCTCCCTCTTCGACCTCTGCTTGCCGCTGTGGCCCGCATACAGGAACTTGTCGTGGTCGAAGTTGTAGTGCTCGTACTCGTCAAAGTGGCTTTCAGACATCTTCAACGACTTGCCTGTTGCAGCGACGGGAACTTCGACGAAGGTACTAAACGGTCGCAGAAAAACTCAGAAGCAGGTAGGAATGGCCAGGCAATCGAACTTGCGAGTTCGCAGGCTCGAGTTTGGAACGCGGCAAGGGATCGCTTCGAACGCTCCGCTCAGAGACGGTTCTCCGATATACGCAAACGCAGGTCCGCGACGGCGCGTTTATGTTGCCTTCCCGGGAGTGACGTCACCGCTCGAGCCAAAACAAACTACAAAGCGCAAAATGGGAGCAAACGCGCCGCTCGCCATCTGGCGCCGACTCTGATAAGCTCGGCGCTGAGCTTGCCCGGGCTCGCACGGCGCGCGTTCGACGGCGTTGCCGGCTTTTTCCGATGTTGTTTTTTTCGTTCGAATTCTTGATTTTGTGCACGACGGTCTGTGACGGCATCCGCTCGGTGCAGCGACGTGCGCTGCTGCAGCAAAACAGAGGAGCTCTCGTCTCTCCTAGCCACGCCAGACGAACCGGCAACGTACACGTACACGATATGGGAGACTATATTCTAGAACGTTT
The nucleotide sequence above comes from Rhipicephalus microplus isolate Deutch F79 chromosome 2, USDA_Rmic, whole genome shotgun sequence. Encoded proteins:
- the LOC119170319 gene encoding nuclear protein 1; this encodes MSESHFDEYEHYNFDHDKFLYAGHSGKQRSKREASEHTNHHDPSGHVRKLVTKMANTERNRRNSGGNRH